A section of the Bacillus pumilus genome encodes:
- a CDS encoding ABC transporter permease has translation MIRLIQNEWMKISYRIGTWIMVGLLVLGMIATLIFVVKTNDKDQASGDWKTQLEMMNKENKKELKETENGFFKRELEKEIAINDYRIKHNLPPADQFSHSVWDYVKTNANLLQLVGVFVIIIASTIVSAEYKHGTIKLLLIRPPSRLKILISKYITVQLYALLLVVVLFILSIILGAIFFGLSTDYVNLVYHNGEVIERSQFANMVYYYLAHCAMFVVLGTLSFAISTVFRSEAISIAISVLAYIVGGSVTGILMLFFDWSKYLLFANDPSQYFMEQVTLIEGMSLGFSLIVLVIYWAIFLAIALIVFQKREVKTGS, from the coding sequence ATGATTCGCCTCATTCAAAACGAGTGGATGAAGATCAGTTATCGTATTGGAACTTGGATTATGGTTGGACTTCTTGTGTTAGGTATGATTGCTACACTGATCTTTGTAGTGAAAACAAATGACAAAGATCAAGCTTCAGGTGATTGGAAAACCCAACTAGAAATGATGAATAAGGAAAACAAGAAAGAACTCAAAGAGACAGAGAATGGTTTCTTTAAAAGAGAGCTTGAAAAAGAGATCGCTATTAATGATTATCGAATCAAGCATAACTTGCCGCCAGCTGATCAGTTTAGCCACAGTGTATGGGATTATGTGAAAACAAACGCTAATTTACTCCAGCTTGTAGGTGTGTTTGTGATCATTATTGCTTCCACTATTGTGTCGGCTGAATACAAGCATGGTACAATCAAATTATTATTGATTCGTCCACCATCAAGGCTAAAGATCCTAATATCTAAATATATTACAGTACAGCTGTATGCTCTTTTACTTGTTGTAGTTCTATTTATCTTGTCCATCATATTGGGTGCTATTTTCTTTGGACTTAGCACTGATTATGTGAATTTGGTGTATCACAATGGTGAAGTGATTGAACGTTCGCAGTTTGCAAATATGGTCTATTATTATCTTGCTCATTGCGCAATGTTTGTCGTTTTGGGAACCCTTTCGTTCGCCATTTCTACAGTATTTAGAAGTGAAGCTATCTCCATTGCCATTAGTGTGTTAGCTTATATTGTGGGTGGATCAGTTACAGGTATTTTAATGCTCTTCTTTGATTGGTCAAAATATTTGTTATTTGCAAACGATCCATCGCAATACTTTATGGAACAGGTTACTCTTATCGAAGGTATGTCTCTAGGATTCTCACTAATCGTCCTAGTCATCTATTGGGCTATTTTCTTAGCCATTGCCTTAATTGTCTTCCAGAAACGAGAAGTGAAAACAGGCAGTTAA
- a CDS encoding MFS transporter, which yields MSLLSKRGSSHFIYLVLGQIISVFGSSLIRFVLSLHVLDMTQRVDLYALLFALSNIPLLLSPLAGAIADRFNRRNLMILFDVLTGIMIVAFYFWLFSGNDSLIMIGAVMVLLGMMSTFYAPAVMSSIPQLVKQEQLEQANGIVNGVQALSGVLAPIIGGVLYGLVGSQSIIGASAIVFFLSACMLLRLNISFSPSPLTEPMGKVLVKDMKQGFSYIGSQSFLKRAMLLAAMLNFILTPFFIVGGPIILRVTMKSSDIMYGVGMGLIEFAVIAGALLVGLVAKHWRIPTLYRWLIVIAIILLPVAFSTSNTALQFGTYPAYFLFLAGCLPIAMLLTMISIVVISHVQKKTPNNQLGKVMANLTMVSQCAAPLGQMMYGFLFNTFSANMYVTVLIVSTFMFVLAYLTKNMLQHEGESAS from the coding sequence ATGTCTTTATTATCTAAAAGAGGCTCATCCCACTTTATTTACCTCGTGCTCGGACAGATTATTTCCGTTTTTGGGTCTTCTTTAATTCGGTTTGTTCTATCTTTACACGTGCTAGATATGACTCAGCGTGTTGACTTATATGCCTTACTATTCGCTTTATCCAATATACCACTCCTTCTTTCTCCCTTAGCAGGCGCAATCGCTGACCGGTTTAACAGAAGGAACTTGATGATTTTATTTGATGTTCTCACTGGCATCATGATTGTGGCTTTTTATTTTTGGTTATTCTCAGGCAATGATTCACTCATTATGATCGGAGCGGTCATGGTGCTTCTTGGTATGATGAGTACGTTCTATGCTCCCGCTGTGATGTCCAGCATTCCACAGTTAGTAAAACAGGAACAATTAGAACAAGCAAACGGGATCGTCAATGGCGTGCAGGCACTTTCAGGTGTCCTCGCTCCTATTATCGGTGGGGTACTGTACGGACTGGTTGGAAGTCAATCCATCATAGGTGCCAGTGCCATCGTGTTCTTTCTATCAGCATGCATGCTTTTACGGTTAAACATATCCTTCTCACCTAGCCCCTTAACGGAACCTATGGGCAAAGTGCTCGTAAAAGATATGAAACAAGGATTTTCCTATATTGGCAGTCAGTCATTTTTAAAAAGAGCCATGTTGCTTGCTGCAATGTTAAATTTCATCCTCACACCATTTTTTATCGTAGGTGGTCCGATCATTTTAAGGGTCACAATGAAAAGCAGTGACATCATGTATGGAGTAGGCATGGGCTTAATTGAGTTTGCGGTCATCGCAGGGGCTCTGCTAGTTGGACTTGTAGCAAAGCATTGGCGTATCCCTACTTTATATCGCTGGCTGATCGTCATCGCGATCATCTTGCTACCTGTCGCATTCTCAACATCAAACACAGCTCTTCAATTTGGCACTTATCCAGCTTATTTTCTCTTTCTAGCAGGATGTCTTCCGATTGCTATGCTGCTTACAATGATCTCAATCGTTGTGATTTCACACGTTCAAAAGAAAACGCCAAATAATCAATTAGGAAAAGTGATGGCCAATCTGACAATGGTTTCTCAATGTGCTGCCCCACTTGGTCAAATGATGTATGGGTTCTTGTTCAATACGTTTTCAGCAAACATGTATGTGACAGTTCTAATAGTCAGTACTTTCATGTTTGTCCTTGCCTATTTA
- a CDS encoding glycerate kinase — MKIVIAPDSFKESLSAYETACAIERGFQAMLPDAEYIKLPMADGGEGTVQSLVDATGGHIINHVVTGPLGDPVDAFFGMLGDDETAVIEMAAASGLHLVPQEKRNPLLTTSKGTGELMLAALDQGAKHVIIGLGGSATNDGGVGMMQGLGAAFLDQAGQELSPGGGALHQLASIDLTGLDPRLQSVRLEAACDVDNPLTGKRGASAVFGPQKGADEEMVQVLDMNLTHFAQIAEKQFNVSFEYAEGAGAAGGLGASLLGFLHADLQRGIDIVLKAVQFDDVIKGADLVITGEGRIDQQTIYGKTPIGVAKAAKQYHLPVIGIAGSLSKDSAVVHEHGIDALFSIVPGVTSLFEAMRDGAIHVERTARNIAATISIGRNK; from the coding sequence ATGAAAATTGTGATTGCACCAGATTCATTTAAAGAAAGTTTATCTGCATATGAGACAGCATGTGCCATTGAGCGAGGATTTCAAGCGATGTTGCCAGACGCTGAATATATCAAACTTCCCATGGCAGATGGAGGAGAGGGAACTGTTCAATCGCTAGTTGATGCGACGGGTGGGCACATAATCAATCATGTGGTCACAGGCCCGCTTGGTGACCCCGTCGATGCCTTTTTTGGCATGTTAGGAGACGATGAGACGGCTGTTATAGAGATGGCCGCAGCCTCTGGGTTACACCTTGTTCCACAAGAAAAACGCAATCCATTACTCACGACATCGAAGGGAACTGGGGAATTAATGCTTGCGGCGCTAGATCAAGGAGCAAAGCATGTCATCATTGGGCTTGGCGGAAGTGCAACAAATGATGGAGGCGTTGGGATGATGCAAGGATTAGGTGCAGCTTTTCTCGATCAAGCAGGACAGGAGTTGTCGCCAGGTGGTGGAGCCCTTCATCAATTAGCTTCTATTGATCTAACTGGACTTGACCCTAGACTGCAGTCCGTTCGGCTGGAGGCAGCCTGTGACGTGGATAATCCTTTAACAGGTAAGAGAGGAGCGTCTGCTGTATTTGGTCCTCAAAAAGGTGCTGATGAAGAAATGGTTCAAGTGCTAGACATGAATTTAACTCATTTTGCCCAAATAGCAGAAAAGCAGTTTAATGTATCTTTTGAATATGCAGAAGGGGCAGGAGCGGCAGGAGGACTTGGTGCGAGTTTATTAGGCTTTTTACACGCTGATTTGCAGCGAGGAATTGATATTGTGCTCAAGGCAGTTCAGTTTGATGATGTCATCAAGGGGGCAGACCTAGTGATTACTGGGGAAGGCCGAATTGACCAGCAAACCATTTATGGAAAAACCCCAATTGGTGTAGCCAAAGCAGCAAAGCAGTATCACCTGCCTGTGATCGGCATCGCGGGCTCTCTCTCAAAAGATAGTGCAGTCGTACATGAGCATGGCATTGATGCCCTTTTTAGTATCGTTCCAGGTGTAACTTCTCTTTTTGAGGCGATGAGAGATGGGGCTATTCATGTAGAGAGAACCGCTCGAAATATTGCGGCTACTATATCAATTGGAAGAAATAAGTAA
- a CDS encoding GntP family permease, giving the protein MNGDVTVSTLGAIMALVIAIVLILRKVSPAYGMLAGAFIGGLIGGVDIAQTVNVMMEGAKGMIPAVLRIMAAGVLAGVLIESGAALSIAEAIVKKLGEARALLALALATMILTTVGVFVDVAVITVAPIALAIAKRAKLSKTGILLAMIGGGKAGNIMSPNPNAIAASDAFGVPLTSLMAAGIIPAIFGLAVTYVLSKKLAKKGSPVLEEEVNQSQFQVPAFLPAVVGPLVTILLLALRPLFQMNIDPMIALPIGGIVGALFMKKGKFINDYAMSGLNKMSGVAIMLLGTGTLAGIVSNSSLKDVFIQALDASGLPPYLLAPASGIFMSAATASTTAGTAVASGVFSGTLLGLGVSALSGAAMIHAGSTVLDHMPHGSFFHATAGSVQMDIKERLKLMPFESLIGLTLTVVSTIIFGVFKLFG; this is encoded by the coding sequence ATGAATGGAGATGTGACTGTAAGTACACTGGGAGCCATTATGGCACTGGTTATTGCGATTGTTCTTATTTTAAGAAAAGTATCACCTGCGTATGGCATGCTGGCAGGTGCATTTATAGGCGGTTTAATTGGCGGCGTAGATATTGCTCAGACCGTGAATGTCATGATGGAAGGTGCTAAGGGCATGATTCCGGCTGTCCTTAGAATTATGGCGGCAGGGGTGCTGGCTGGCGTTTTAATTGAGTCGGGTGCAGCTTTATCTATCGCTGAGGCGATCGTGAAAAAGCTTGGAGAGGCGAGGGCGTTATTAGCACTGGCGCTGGCAACCATGATTTTAACGACAGTGGGCGTTTTTGTAGATGTAGCCGTTATCACGGTAGCACCTATTGCACTTGCGATTGCCAAACGGGCAAAGCTCTCAAAAACGGGAATTCTACTTGCTATGATTGGAGGCGGGAAAGCAGGGAATATCATGTCCCCCAATCCGAACGCCATTGCCGCTTCTGATGCGTTTGGTGTACCGCTTACTTCATTGATGGCAGCAGGTATCATTCCGGCTATATTCGGCTTAGCTGTCACATACGTTTTGTCCAAAAAGCTTGCTAAGAAAGGATCGCCTGTACTTGAAGAAGAAGTTAATCAAAGCCAGTTTCAAGTACCTGCCTTTTTACCAGCGGTGGTCGGTCCACTTGTCACCATTTTATTGTTGGCTTTAAGACCGCTTTTTCAAATGAATATAGACCCAATGATCGCCTTACCGATCGGAGGCATTGTAGGCGCTCTTTTCATGAAAAAAGGGAAATTTATTAATGATTATGCGATGTCCGGGTTGAACAAAATGTCGGGTGTAGCGATTATGTTATTAGGGACAGGCACATTAGCAGGCATTGTATCGAATTCTTCCTTAAAAGATGTGTTTATTCAAGCACTTGATGCATCGGGATTACCTCCGTATTTGCTTGCACCAGCTTCAGGGATCTTTATGTCAGCCGCCACTGCTTCGACAACAGCAGGAACAGCAGTAGCGAGTGGCGTATTCAGCGGTACATTACTTGGTCTCGGCGTATCGGCTCTTTCAGGGGCAGCGATGATTCATGCTGGTTCAACTGTGCTTGATCATATGCCGCACGGAAGCTTTTTCCACGCAACAGCAGGAAGTGTTCAAATGGATATCAAAGAGCGCCTGAAGCTCATGCCATTTGAATCGTTAATTGGTTTGACATTAACCGTCGTATCAACCATTATATTCGGCGTTTTCAAGTTGTTTGGCTGA
- a CDS encoding CdaR family transcriptional regulator, with the protein MQFLTTELAQEMVERTMRILDKNINVMNADGVIIGSGERNRIGQKHDGARLVLTSGNSMEIDYKTSLQLEGVRPGINLPICFREQVVGVIGITGEPENIRHHAELVKMAAELVLEQSFLLERVQWRQRIESEIVNQLISDSDVGDYQLKNRAAWLGMDLEKRRMAIIFQPVPSSEDAVHKMMHAIQYDKNADDLLGMTFRHELVLLREPISDHRLKHVVVQLQRTMENAVGGQVLVGIGTVAADISRLSLSFEHARDSLRLGKALDPEESIYFFESYQLERLFITAGVVEENGSWTDFYKPLTQEVELAHTLSIYIEEGGDLQRIVDRLYIHRNTLRYRLDKIQALTGKDPRHVKQLMELYMAQLMNQLS; encoded by the coding sequence ATGCAATTTTTAACCACTGAATTGGCACAAGAAATGGTTGAACGTACGATGCGTATTTTAGATAAAAATATCAATGTAATGAATGCGGATGGTGTCATCATTGGTTCTGGTGAACGAAACAGGATTGGTCAGAAACATGATGGTGCACGACTTGTGCTAACAAGCGGGAACAGTATGGAAATTGACTACAAGACGTCCTTGCAATTAGAAGGAGTTAGACCAGGAATCAATTTGCCCATTTGCTTTCGTGAACAAGTAGTTGGTGTGATTGGCATTACAGGTGAGCCGGAGAATATTCGGCATCATGCTGAGCTGGTAAAAATGGCAGCTGAGCTAGTGTTAGAGCAGTCTTTTCTGCTTGAACGAGTGCAGTGGCGGCAGCGAATAGAGAGTGAAATTGTCAATCAGTTAATTTCTGATTCGGACGTTGGTGATTATCAGCTAAAGAACCGAGCTGCATGGCTAGGAATGGATTTAGAAAAGCGTCGAATGGCCATCATTTTTCAGCCAGTTCCCTCCTCAGAAGACGCTGTGCATAAAATGATGCATGCGATTCAATACGATAAGAATGCAGATGATTTGCTTGGCATGACTTTTCGTCATGAATTGGTTCTTTTAAGGGAGCCGATCTCTGATCATCGTTTAAAGCATGTGGTTGTGCAGTTGCAAAGAACAATGGAAAATGCAGTAGGGGGCCAGGTGCTTGTGGGGATAGGGACTGTCGCCGCTGACATAAGCCGGCTGTCATTGTCCTTTGAGCACGCAAGAGATTCCTTGCGATTGGGGAAGGCTCTTGATCCGGAGGAAAGTATTTATTTTTTTGAATCTTATCAGTTGGAAAGACTATTCATCACTGCAGGAGTTGTTGAAGAAAACGGTAGTTGGACTGACTTTTACAAGCCATTAACGCAAGAAGTGGAGCTTGCCCACACATTAAGCATTTACATTGAAGAGGGCGGTGATTTACAAAGAATTGTTGATCGATTATATATTCACCGGAATACATTGAGATATCGTTTAGATAAGATACAAGCTTTGACCGGAAAAGATCCCCGTCATGTAAAACAGTTGATGGAGCTTTATATGGCGCAGTTGATGAATCAATTATCTTGA
- a CDS encoding TetR/AcrR family transcriptional regulator, with protein MRTVKHPEERKNDILNAAEELFSTKGYQQTTIIDILKAVGIAKGTFYYYFSSKEEVMDAIIDRIIKADIIVAKRIAADPDLPVVDKLFRIIMAQSPKQGSNKQGMIEQFHQPSNAEMHQKSLIKAIKELSPVLADVIQQGVEDGTFNTKYPQETVEFLLASAQVIFDEGLFQWTAEESMQRALAFIDILESSLHAEKGSFSFLLKRLTGELDEHNQ; from the coding sequence ATGAGAACCGTTAAACATCCTGAAGAACGTAAAAATGACATCTTAAACGCAGCCGAAGAGCTTTTTTCTACCAAAGGCTATCAGCAAACAACGATTATCGATATTCTGAAAGCTGTTGGCATTGCAAAAGGCACTTTTTATTATTACTTTTCATCCAAAGAAGAAGTGATGGATGCCATTATTGACAGGATCATCAAAGCAGATATCATCGTGGCAAAACGTATTGCAGCTGATCCAGACCTTCCAGTGGTCGACAAACTATTTCGCATCATCATGGCTCAATCGCCAAAGCAAGGAAGCAATAAACAGGGCATGATTGAACAATTTCACCAGCCTTCTAATGCAGAGATGCACCAAAAAAGCTTAATCAAAGCGATTAAAGAACTCTCACCCGTTTTAGCTGATGTCATTCAGCAAGGTGTGGAAGATGGAACATTTAATACAAAGTACCCTCAAGAAACGGTGGAATTCCTTCTTGCTTCTGCACAAGTCATATTTGATGAGGGCCTTTTTCAATGGACAGCCGAAGAGAGTATGCAGCGCGCACTAGCTTTTATCGATATCCTCGAATCCTCATTACATGCAGAAAAAGGGAGTTTCTCCTTTCTTCTGAAGCGTTTAACTGGAGAACTTGATGAACATAATCAGTGA
- a CDS encoding zinc ribbon domain-containing protein YjdM encodes MSNLPNCPSCSSTYTYEDGSLLVCPECAHEWSLEQEQAAEEQLVVKDANGNLLSDGDTVSVIKDLKVKGSSSVLKIGTKVKGIRLVEGDHNIDCKIPSFGAMKLKSEFVKKV; translated from the coding sequence ATGTCTAATCTACCAAATTGTCCTTCATGCAGCTCAACGTATACTTATGAGGATGGCAGTCTGCTAGTTTGTCCTGAATGTGCGCATGAATGGTCACTTGAACAAGAACAAGCGGCAGAGGAGCAGCTTGTGGTCAAAGATGCGAATGGAAATCTGTTAAGTGATGGGGATACAGTCTCTGTCATTAAAGATTTAAAAGTAAAAGGTTCTTCTTCCGTTTTAAAAATAGGGACGAAGGTCAAAGGCATTCGGTTAGTTGAAGGCGATCATAACATTGATTGTAAAATTCCTAGCTTTGGTGCAATGAAGTTAAAATCAGAGTTTGTGAAAAAGGTATAA
- a CDS encoding ABC transporter ATP-binding protein, translating to MTNVLELHNVSRHIHGKKIVQDLSFSVQAGEVFGFLGPNGAGKTTTIRMMVGLSPITSGDILINGHSIQSSYQHAIQDVGAIIENPEMYNHLTARQNLVHFARMNGKVDEGRIDELLKLVSLQHVKHKRVRTFSLGMKQRLGIAQALIHRPKLLILDEPTNGLDPEGIRMIRDYLRRLAKEEGLAVIVSSHLMSEMELMCDRFAIIQKGKLIAIEDQRAEANQDELVNYRMKVASDELEETKKLIGIFEEGTTVREEEQYLFFSLAEEKMPELIRHLSGASIHLYEIKIEKQTLEDKFLSLTGKKEADV from the coding sequence GTGACGAACGTTTTAGAACTGCATAATGTATCTAGGCATATTCACGGGAAAAAGATCGTTCAAGACTTGAGCTTTTCTGTCCAAGCGGGCGAAGTCTTTGGCTTCTTAGGACCAAACGGCGCAGGGAAAACGACAACCATTCGTATGATGGTCGGTCTTTCTCCAATTACATCTGGTGACATTCTGATTAATGGGCATAGTATTCAATCCTCATATCAGCATGCCATCCAAGACGTTGGTGCCATTATTGAAAACCCAGAAATGTATAATCATTTAACAGCTAGACAAAATCTTGTTCACTTTGCCAGAATGAATGGGAAAGTGGATGAAGGGCGAATTGATGAGCTGCTAAAACTAGTCAGCTTACAGCACGTGAAACATAAGCGTGTCCGAACGTTTTCATTAGGAATGAAGCAGCGTTTAGGTATTGCGCAAGCACTGATACATAGACCGAAACTGCTGATATTAGATGAGCCGACCAATGGACTTGATCCAGAGGGAATTCGCATGATACGAGATTACTTGAGAAGGCTTGCAAAGGAAGAAGGGCTAGCTGTTATTGTTTCAAGTCATCTCATGTCAGAAATGGAATTGATGTGTGACCGTTTTGCGATTATCCAAAAAGGCAAGCTGATTGCGATTGAGGATCAGCGTGCAGAGGCGAACCAGGACGAATTAGTCAATTATCGAATGAAGGTCGCTTCTGATGAACTGGAAGAAACGAAAAAACTCATTGGTATATTTGAGGAAGGCACGACTGTAAGAGAAGAGGAGCAGTATTTATTCTTCTCCTTGGCAGAAGAGAAAATGCCGGAATTGATTCGTCATTTGAGCGGCGCGTCCATTCATTTGTACGAAATCAAAATAGAAAAACAAACCTTAGAAGATAAGTTCTTAAGCTTAACAGGTAAAAAGGAGGCAGACGTATGA
- a CDS encoding DUF4064 domain-containing protein, with the protein MIRRKGEKIMGIISIVLNVIGVGFGALILSLGPSFYDQINEVLQEEGETLPIETLEASVNSFGTQYMVVSIIAAVLSIVGVILLKTDRRAVISGVLFLVSAVTLLIGTVGLAFVPMVLLFIIGLMSLIRKPNTDIHTNEYPS; encoded by the coding sequence ATGATTAGACGTAAAGGTGAAAAGATTATGGGGATTATCAGTATTGTCCTCAATGTCATTGGTGTTGGATTTGGAGCATTAATTCTCTCCTTAGGTCCATCATTTTATGATCAAATCAATGAAGTGTTACAAGAGGAAGGAGAAACATTGCCAATTGAAACGCTTGAGGCTTCGGTTAATTCATTTGGTACTCAGTACATGGTTGTTTCCATCATTGCGGCTGTACTATCAATTGTTGGTGTGATTCTCTTGAAAACAGACCGCCGTGCCGTGATTTCAGGTGTTCTTTTCTTGGTGTCTGCTGTGACTCTTTTGATTGGAACAGTTGGCCTTGCATTCGTTCCAATGGTTCTATTGTTTATCATTGGTTTGATGTCTCTTATTAGAAAGCCGAATACAGACATTCACACAAATGAATATCCTTCATAA
- a CDS encoding CitMHS family transporter, whose translation MLTFVGLLIILTIVVLLIWGKASPIVAMVMVPLIGAFIAGFGIHDIQSFFEEGIIKVLPVATMFIFAILFFGILQDTGFFEPVIKTLIKLTKGNVVTVAMGTALIGVIAHLDGAGATTFLLTVPALLPLYKKLHMSPYLLLLLIGTSAGLTNMVPWAGPTGRAASVLKMDPSELWVPLIPIQLIGVVLVLGMAFILGKREEKRIRVKIAANEIAAVQLEGADWDRAIQSISETGDAALKRYHLIWVNFILFIAVVVLLVLNVIPASYMFMIGLSLALLINYPKVDVQMERIKAHAPSALMMAAVIFSAGSFLGILEGTGMLKAIAVDSIQILPAFLLPFLHIIVGMFGVPLDMLTSTDAYYYALLPIVESITSEVGVTGTSAAYAMMIGNIIGTFVSPLAPAVWLAIGLAGVDMGKHIRYSFFWMWGFSIVLLIIAKLIGII comes from the coding sequence ATGTTAACGTTTGTTGGATTGTTGATTATTTTAACGATTGTTGTATTGCTGATTTGGGGGAAAGCAAGTCCAATTGTTGCCATGGTCATGGTGCCTTTAATCGGGGCATTCATCGCAGGATTTGGGATTCATGACATTCAATCATTCTTTGAAGAAGGGATTATCAAAGTACTGCCAGTGGCGACCATGTTCATCTTCGCCATTTTATTTTTTGGCATTTTACAAGATACAGGGTTCTTTGAACCTGTAATAAAAACGCTGATTAAACTGACTAAGGGAAATGTTGTCACAGTTGCGATGGGGACAGCTCTAATAGGAGTCATCGCTCATTTAGACGGAGCAGGAGCGACTACATTTTTATTAACTGTACCTGCACTACTTCCACTTTATAAAAAATTACATATGAGTCCGTACTTATTGCTGTTATTGATCGGGACAAGTGCTGGCTTAACGAATATGGTGCCATGGGCTGGCCCCACAGGACGGGCAGCGAGTGTCCTTAAGATGGACCCATCTGAACTTTGGGTGCCGCTCATTCCCATTCAGCTCATTGGGGTCGTTCTCGTATTAGGAATGGCATTTATTTTAGGAAAAAGAGAAGAAAAACGCATTCGGGTCAAAATCGCTGCAAATGAAATTGCTGCTGTTCAATTAGAAGGCGCAGATTGGGACCGGGCTATCCAATCCATTAGCGAGACAGGTGATGCCGCTTTAAAACGCTATCACTTGATTTGGGTGAATTTCATTCTGTTTATAGCTGTTGTTGTCCTTCTTGTGCTTAACGTGATTCCGGCTAGTTATATGTTTATGATTGGTCTTTCTCTCGCACTATTAATTAACTATCCGAAAGTGGATGTACAAATGGAGAGAATCAAGGCACATGCACCTAGTGCACTCATGATGGCCGCTGTTATTTTCTCCGCAGGTTCTTTTCTAGGGATTCTCGAAGGAACGGGAATGCTAAAAGCTATTGCTGTGGACAGCATTCAGATTCTACCTGCTTTCCTGCTTCCATTTTTACATATCATTGTCGGGATGTTTGGGGTACCACTGGATATGCTGACAAGTACAGACGCTTATTATTATGCACTTCTGCCAATTGTCGAATCCATCACATCTGAGGTTGGCGTGACGGGCACTTCCGCAGCGTATGCCATGATGATCGGCAACATCATAGGAACCTTTGTCAGCCCTCTCGCTCCAGCCGTTTGGCTTGCAATAGGTCTTGCAGGAGTCGATATGGGGAAACATATTCGCTACTCTTTCTTCTGGATGTGGGGATTCAGTATTGTTCTACTGATCATTGCCAAACTGATAGGCATTATTTAA